In the genome of Phycisphaerales bacterium, the window CACGACCAGCACCGCCCCCACGAGCACCACCACGGCCACGGACACAGGCACGTCGAACCGACGCCGGAGCGCCGCGGTCGACCACACAAACACCGCCAGTGCGATGGTGGTGATGCCCACCAGCGAACCAAACAGCCGGTGCGTGTGTTCGAGGAAGATGCGCGGATCGGCCATGAGCGCAATGGGATACAGGAACATGTTCGCGCCGTACGTGCCCGGCCAGTCCGGCACCGCAAGGCCCGACCCCGTGCTGGTCACCAGGCCGCCCAGCAGCAGCAGGGGCGCGACGGCCGCGAAGGCCACGATCGCGAATCGCGATGCCCAGTACGCCGCCGGCCGCGTCGGCAACGGCCCCTTGATCAGGCTGCCGATGAGCCCGCACACCGCCCCGCCCACCGCGCTCGCCGCCAGGAAGCCCAGCATCGCCACGCCGGCCGAGGGCGTCAGCCCGGCTGATCCCTGAGCCGGCTCGGCGCCGTCGATGGTCTCGGAAACAAGCGAGCCCATGATCAACAGATTCAGGAGGGCAGCCAGCAAGGCAGTCGCTCCGCCGGAAGCCCAGCCCAGCCGTCGGCCGCCAAACGCCCCGGCAAGTGCGGACCCGGCCACGATGACCAGCCCCATGCCAGGGCCGGCGATGCTCGCGGGGAGATCGAGCCATGGCTGATGTCCTATAAGCCATACCAACCACATCGTGATCGCGGTCGCAAAGCCGAGCACGACCGTCGGCCCGACGATCGATCGCGTCGAAACGCCGGCCGTTTGGTTTTCGATAGCATCGACCGCGGCTGCGGCTGATCCAGTGGCGATGGCGGGCTGGTTGGCGGTCATTGAGACTCCGTCTCACTTTCCGTAAAACAGTACTTTTTTCTGTCTAAGTGTACGCCGCCGCTGCTTTTTGGGTCGTTCGGTGGGAATATTGGGGCAACGCTGGGCCGAGAGGCCCGGCGACGCTTGTTTAGGCCCGACGCGGCCGTCCATGGGTGGGCGGGAGCCGCGTGGGGATTGCACGGGAGGCGTCCGGTGTCCGTTCGATTCCCCGTCTGGATGAACGTGCTGCCCACGGTGGGCGCGATCGGTGGGGCCCTGGGCCTGATCGCCGCCATTTCCATCGTGACGTACTACTTCACGCCCAAGTACTGGGAGGTGGGTTACATGCCCACCCAGCCAGGCTCGGGCTTCAGCCACCAGATCCACGCCGGCAAGCTCGGCATGGACTGCCGCTATTGCCACACGCACGTGGAGAAGTCGGCCGAGGCAAACGTGCCCCCCGTGTCGACGTGCATGGGCTGCCACACCGATGGCATGCTCGCGCCGGCGTACGACCCCAAGGAGAAGGTCGAGTTCGTTCGGACCGCATGGACCGAGGATGCGTCGATTCCCTGGGAGCGCATCCACAAGCTGCCCGACTACGTGCGCAACTTCCCGCACCACGTGCACGTCAACGCAGGCGTGAGCTGCTACTCGTGCCACGGCCAGATCGAAGCCATGCCCGTGGTCTATCAGGCCGAGGCATTGAGCATGAGCTGGTGCTTGGACTGCCACCGCGGCATCGGCGACGCCATGGATGGGCACGACGACCCCGCGATGTATCTCGTGCCCCACGACAAGGTCACCGACCTGGAGTGGGTCGAGACCACCTGGCTCGGTGACATGGCCGGGACTCAGGCCCAGACCGCCAGCGTCCAGGCCGTTCTCGAGGGCATCCGTCAGATGCCCCCGGAGAACTGCGGCGCCTGCCACTACTAGTTTCGCTCGAGATCGCCCTGCCCGAATCAGGCTTGCCAGCCGGAGAACAACCGCATGGCAGAGAAGACCATCGACCAGTGCCCCTCGACCCGCGGCAAGCGCGAGGTCGACCACGCACCCAGGAAGCTCGCTCAATCGTCCGGCCGCGCCGTGTGGCGCAGTGCCGACGAGTTCGTCGACAAGCCCGAGTTCCGCGAATGGCTGCATCGCGAGTTTCCCGCGCGCGCCAGTGAACTTCTGGAAGGTTCGCGTCGAGACTTCCTGAAGGTCATGGGCGCCTCGCTGGCGCTCGCCGGCGCCGCCACCATTCCCGGCTGCCGCCGCCCCGAGCACACGATCATGCCCTACTCGCGTGAGGTGCCCGAGGATCAGGTCCCCGGCCGCGCGAAGTACTACGCCACCGCCATGCCCCTGCCCGGGGGCGGAGCCGAGGGCCTGCTGGTCGAGACGCACGAGGGCCGCCCGACCAAGATCGAGGGCAATCCGCTGCACCCGATCAACCAGGGCCGTTCGAGCGTGTGGTCGCAGGCCAGCGTGCTGGACATGTACGACCCCTATCGCCTGATGCAGGTGACCTACGACAACCCCGCCCGAGGCCCGCTGCAGGCAACGTGGGATGACTTCGGCGTCTGGGCGCGCAGCAACGATGGCTTTGCGCGGTACGACGCCACCGGCGGGCGCGGCCTGGCGTTCGTCGCCGGCAAGCAGACCAGCCCCAGCCGCGATGCGATGCGCGACGCGGTCAAGAACCGTTGGCCCAACGCCCGGTGGATCGCCTACGAGCCACTGGAGAATCCCAACGCCGTCGAGGCGACGCGCCTGGCCTTCGGCCAGCCGATGACCCAGGAATTGCGCCTCGAGAACGCCAAGCGGATGGTGTTCGTGCAGTGCGATCCGGCATACGAGGACAATGACGCCCTGCGCAGCGCTCGCGGCATGATGGCCCATCGAGCTCCGATGAAGGCCAAGGACGACAGCGGCGCCCCCATCGACATGAGCCGCATCTACGCCGTCGAGGGCTCGCTCACCGTCACGGGTGGCAAGGCCGACCATCGCATGCGGCTGGCGCCCTCGCTGCAGCCCGCGTTCGTGGTGGCCCTCGCCCGGGCGCTCATGGCCGAGCTGGGCGGCGACGCTGGCATCCGCGCCGCGCTCGACGCGGTGCCCACGCCCCAGGGCGTGACGCTCAACGACGTGTGGATCCGCGAGTGTGCCGCCGACCTGGCCGCCCACCGCAATGAATCGATCGTGCTCGTGGGCGCGTCGCTGCCCCTGGGCGTGCACGCGCTGGCTCATGCCATGAACGCCGCTCTGGGCGCCGTCGGGCCGGTCGTCCGCTATCGCCCGATGGCCGCCGACCTGGCCGCCAACGGCCATGCCGACCTGGTGTCGCTCGCCCAGGCGATGGACGCCGGGCAGATCAGCACCGTGGTGTGCCTGAACACCAACCCGGTGTACGACGCGCCCGCCGAGGCACGCTTTGCCGAGCGGTTCGCCAAGGTGCCCACCCGGGTGACCCTGAGCGTGCAGGACACCGAAACGGCCGCCGCGTCGACGTGGCGCCTCAACGGCACGCACTACCTCGAACAGTGGGGCGACGTCGTCGCCGCCGATGGCACACTGAGCGTTGTCCAGCCCATGGTCGCGCCGCTGTACTTCGGCAAGAGCGAGATCGAGTTGCTGGCCTTCCTCGCCGGCGAGACCTTCGAAGAAGAAGCCCGACTGACGCACCTCGAAGAAACGGCGCGCAAGCATGGCGCCGTCGTGGTCGACGGACAGGACGGCCCCACGCGGATGGGCAACGCCGACGACGTCTTCCCCGAAGACGCGGCGTCGGACGAGGGCGGCAGCGACCTGCCCACGTGGCCTGATGGCCACCACATCGTGCGTGCCGTGTGGCGCAGCGTGATGCGGGAGCGCTTCGGCGTCTCGGCTCGCGGTGAGTTCGAAAAGCGCTGGCGCCGGGCTCTGCACGACGGTCTGGTTGCCAATTCGGCCACGCCTGCGCGTACGCCCACGACCAACCTGGGCAATCTGGCCGATGCCGTTCGAACCATCCGCCTGACCGCCGCGCCCGCGGCCGAGTCGATGGACGTGCTGTTCACTCCGGGTCGAACCCTCGATGGCCGGTTTGCCAGCAACGCGTGGCTGCAGGAGCTGCCCGACATCGGCAGCATGACGACGTGGGACAACCCCGCCCTCATCAGCCCGGGCACCGCCCGCAAGATGGGCTTGGTGCCCGGCGGCGACAACCCCAAGCACGTCTACCTGCGCGAGCACACCACGGGCAAGATGGTCCGCCTGAACGTGGGCGGCCGCGAACTGGAACTGCCCGTGTGGATCTGCCCGGGCCTGGCCGACGACACCGTCGTCCTGCGGCTTGGCTATGGCCGCACTCGCGGCGGCGCGATCGCCGAGGGCGCCGGCTTCGACACCTACAAGCTTCGCGAAGCCGGGCAGTACGCGGCCATGGGCGCCGAGATGCAGCGCGTGCCGGGCGACTACTGGATCGCCAGCACCCAGAACCACTGGTCGCTCGAAGGCCGCACGGAGATCGTCCGTCGCGTCGAGCTGCCCGCGTGGCAGAAGTACGGCGACCTGAAGATCGACTACACCGACGAGTACG includes:
- a CDS encoding cytochrome c3 family protein; translation: MSVRFPVWMNVLPTVGAIGGALGLIAAISIVTYYFTPKYWEVGYMPTQPGSGFSHQIHAGKLGMDCRYCHTHVEKSAEANVPPVSTCMGCHTDGMLAPAYDPKEKVEFVRTAWTEDASIPWERIHKLPDYVRNFPHHVHVNAGVSCYSCHGQIEAMPVVYQAEALSMSWCLDCHRGIGDAMDGHDDPAMYLVPHDKVTDLEWVETTWLGDMAGTQAQTASVQAVLEGIRQMPPENCGACHY
- a CDS encoding TAT-variant-translocated molybdopterin oxidoreductase encodes the protein MAEKTIDQCPSTRGKREVDHAPRKLAQSSGRAVWRSADEFVDKPEFREWLHREFPARASELLEGSRRDFLKVMGASLALAGAATIPGCRRPEHTIMPYSREVPEDQVPGRAKYYATAMPLPGGGAEGLLVETHEGRPTKIEGNPLHPINQGRSSVWSQASVLDMYDPYRLMQVTYDNPARGPLQATWDDFGVWARSNDGFARYDATGGRGLAFVAGKQTSPSRDAMRDAVKNRWPNARWIAYEPLENPNAVEATRLAFGQPMTQELRLENAKRMVFVQCDPAYEDNDALRSARGMMAHRAPMKAKDDSGAPIDMSRIYAVEGSLTVTGGKADHRMRLAPSLQPAFVVALARALMAELGGDAGIRAALDAVPTPQGVTLNDVWIRECAADLAAHRNESIVLVGASLPLGVHALAHAMNAALGAVGPVVRYRPMAADLAANGHADLVSLAQAMDAGQISTVVCLNTNPVYDAPAEARFAERFAKVPTRVTLSVQDTETAAASTWRLNGTHYLEQWGDVVAADGTLSVVQPMVAPLYFGKSEIELLAFLAGETFEEEARLTHLEETARKHGAVVVDGQDGPTRMGNADDVFPEDAASDEGGSDLPTWPDGHHIVRAVWRSVMRERFGVSARGEFEKRWRRALHDGLVANSATPARTPTTNLGNLADAVRTIRLTAAPAAESMDVLFTPGRTLDGRFASNAWLQELPDIGSMTTWDNPALISPGTARKMGLVPGGDNPKHVYLREHTTGKMVRLNVGGRELELPVWICPGLADDTVVLRLGYGRTRGGAIAEGAGFDTYKLREAGQYAAMGAEMQRVPGDYWIASTQNHWSLEGRTEIVRRVELPAWQKYGDLKIDYTDEYELAQSELNFAEQLGTVSHAPPNQSIYENPMNESTGDPAPGSTYSKSPQWGMTIDMGSCIGCGVCTIACQSENNIPVVGKQEVAKGREMTWIRVDRYFVGDELNEPEEILHQPVACVHCENAPCETVCPVNATVHGPEGHNYMVYNRCIGTRYCANNCPYKVRRFNFFDYATKRLEGGLNEETSRATGGIFDDKLPPNQHFIPPRLRAKLTEIEKMGKNPNVTVRSRGVMEKCTYCIQRTNNAKIETKLKGLENVPEGFVQTACQQACPTGAIVFGDILDPESAVTKTRESGRNYAVLGYLNTRPRTTHLMAVYNPNPEILKELDKDRYKYLDWHPHDVKWVKKGLEPHYQHMDEHGHGDGHDGDHGGEPHARRGASFIDLDRRDEDAGYALSLKVLKGAMPQGGLL